Proteins from a genomic interval of Capsicum annuum cultivar UCD-10X-F1 chromosome 4, UCD10Xv1.1, whole genome shotgun sequence:
- the LOC107868351 gene encoding receptor-like protein 4 yields the protein MFKLHFLLLFFAFKIAISLSARPYVTRISCGAQNDVRSVPTSTLWHKDFGYTGGICKNANTTSFITPRLNTLRYFPLSEGPENCYNINKVPHGRYSVRIYFGLVAEPSFDDEPLFDVSIEGTLVYSLPPGWSNHDDEHAFVQTLVFLDNGTASLCFHSTGHGDPAILAIEILQVDDKAYYSGPGFGRRTIFRTSQRLSCGDRNSKFDVDYDGDLWGGDRFWSSIMTFGQNSDKPISTKSTIKSASVAPNFYPQALYQTALVSTDNEPDLMYTIDVDPNKNYSVWLHFAEIDPLVTDVGQRVIDISINGDIEFPGVDIVKMAGGVNSALVLNKTVAVSGRTLTITLHPTTGTHAIISAIEIFEVITAESKTSPEEVKALQSLNLALGLPRRFGWNGDPCFPQQHPWSGVDCQFDRSSNKWVIDGLGLDNQGLRGFLPDDISRLHHLQSINLSGNNIRGPIPSTVGTITSLEKLDLSYNYFNGSIPESLGELTSLLTLNLNGNLLSGKIPATLGGRLLHRASFNFTDNAGLCGIPGLPTCGPHLTVGAKIGIGFGACVAVVVIATCITCWWKRRQNILRAKRIAARDAPYAKKRTHFNHIQMSRHNHHGQHHENNTRTAVENGPPLLT from the exons ATGTTCAAACTTCACTTTTTGTTGCTCTTCTTTGCTTTCAAGATTGCCATTTCTTTATCTG CACGACCATATGTAACACGGATAAGCTGTGGAGCGCAAAACGATGTTCGTAGTGTCCCTACAAGTACCCTATGGCATAAAGATTTTGGATATACAGGAGGCATATGTAAGAACGCGAACACCACAAGTTTCATAACGCCTCGACTCAACACGTTACGGTATTTCCCTCTATCAGAGGGTCCTGAAAATTGTTACAATATCAATAAAGTGCCACATGGCCGTTATTCAGTGAGAATCTACTTTGGATTGGTTGCAGAACCAAGTTTCGATGACGAACCTCTATTTGATGTTTCTATTGAAGGGACCTTGGTTTATTCGTTGCCGCCTGGTTGGAGTAATCATGATGATGAACATGCATTCGTTCAAACTCTTGTATTTCTCGATAATGGTACTGCCTCACTTTGCTTCCACAGCACGGGTCACGGAGATCCTGCTATTCTTGCAATCGAGATTCTCCAAGTAGACGACAAAGCGTACTATTCTGGTCCTGGATTTGGTCGAAGAACGATCTTCAGAACTAGTCAAAGATTGAGTTGTGGAGATCGGAATTCAAAATTTGACGTTGACTACGATGGGGATTTGTGGGGCGGAGATCGGTTCTGGAGCTCAATTATGACCTTTGGTCAGAATTCTGATAAGCCTATATCTACCAAAAGCACGATAAAGTCGGCTTCCGTAGCACCAAACTTCTATCCACAAGCTCTTTACCAAACTGCTCTTGTTAGTACCGACAACGAGCCAGATTTAATGTACACAATAGACGTCGATCCCAACAAAAACTACTCTGTCTGGTTACACTTTGCAGAAATCGATCCTTTAGTTACGGATGTAGGACAGAGGGTTATTGACATCTCGATAAATGGTGACATTGAATTTCCAGGTGTTGACATTGTTAAAATGGCTGGGGGCGTTAACAGCGCTCTTGTACTGAACAAAACCGTCGCAGTCAGTGGCAGGACGTTGACAATCACGTTGCATCCAACAACAGGGACTCATGCCATCATTAGTGCCATCGAGATTTTTGAGGTTATAACAGCTGAATCTAAAACATCACCAGAGGAAG TAAAGGCATTGCAATCGTTGAACCTTGCACTTGGACTTCCCCGTCGTTTTGGGTGGAATGGTGATCCATGTTTCCCGCAGCAACATCCGTGGAGCGGAGTAGATTGTCAATTTGACAGATCCAGCAATAAATGGGTCATTGACGGGCT TGGCCTGGACAACCAAGGTTTACGGGGTTTCTTACCGGATGATATTTCTCGATTGCATCATCTTCAGAGCAT AAATTTGAGCGGAAACAACATTCGTGGACCTATTCCCTCAACAGTCGGAACAATAACTAGTCTGGAGAAATT GGATCTTTCATACAATTACTTCAACGGGTCGATTCCTGAAAGCCTTGGGGAGTTGACCTCATTATTGACATT GAATCTCAACGGCAATTTGCTTTCCGGGAAAATTCCTGCCACATTAGGTGGAAGGCTCTTGCACCGAGCTAGCTTCAA TTTTACTGATAATGCAGGCCTTTGTGGTATTCCCGGATTACCAACATGTGGACCACATCTTACTGTTGGTGCCAAAATTGGCATCGGCTTTGGGGCGTGCGTAGCTGTTGTAGTAATCGCTACTTGCATAACATGTTGGTGGAAAAGGCGGCAAAATATCCTCCGCGCTAAAAGAATTGCTG